A region of the Leptospira inadai serovar Lyme str. 10 genome:
TGAATTCAAACGAACGGATAGAACTTCCGCTTTCACGCTGGAAAACTTTTGTCTCGTATTAAAATGCAATTCCCGACGAAGCGTTTCGTTTTCTCTTCCCAAGCGATCCAAGTCCTGAGGAAGAAGTTTGTATTCATCCATGGCGGCTACGCAGGCGTCTCGTTCCTGTCGGATTGTTTCGAAGGACTCAAGTTTCGTATAGGCCCCTTTAAAGAAGGAGCCGATTCCGTCGATCGAACCCGAAACCGTATCCCCCACTCTCTGAAAGCTGGCGATCCCTCTCACTAGCACATTGCTTTTGAATACGAGGGATAATAGGGAGAATAGAATACAAAAAAGGAGGGAGACGGCTTCCTTACTTTTACTGACCTGAATCCAAAGCATGTAACGTTTAGCACCCGCCCAGCCTTAGATCGCTCGGACCGGCGACTCGGGCGGGATGTCCCCCGATGGAACCCTTAGCGGATTCCTGGTTTTATATATTTCAACTCGTCTAGATATTTTCCAGTACCTAAAACAACGCAGGTTAGAGGGTTCTCCGCTCGGAAAACCGGCACGCCCGTTTCCTTTGAAAGGTAGGTTTCCAATCCTCGTAAGAGACATCCACCTCCCGTTAGTACGATCCCCCGCTCTACAATATCCGAAGCAAGTTCAGGAGGAGTCCTTTCTAAAACTCTCTTAATCCCGTCTAGAATTTCGTCGGTGGGTTCTTTCAGGGCCTTACGGATTTCGTTCGATTCCAATTCTAACGTCCTGGGAAGACCCGAAATCGCATCCCGGCCTTTTACTTCCATGGTCTCCGTTTTCTTTTCCGGGTAGGCATTACCGATGGTCAGTTTGATATCTTCCGCAGTCCTTTCCCCCACGACGAGGTTGTATTGGTTCCGTAAATATTTAATGATTGCTTCGTCAAATTCGTCCCCACCGGTTCGGATCGATTCTGCGATTACCATTCCTCCGAGAGAAATCACCGCAATCTCGGTCGTTCCACCGCCGATATCGACGATCATGTTTCCTGCGGGTTCGTTGATCGGAATGTTTGCACCGATCGCGGCCGCCAAGGCCTCTTCGATGAGGAAGATTTCGCGGGCTCCGGCCTGTTCCGCGGATTCGCGGACTGCGCGACGTTCCACCTCGGTGATTCCGGAGGGAACTCCGATCACGATCCGCGGCTTCACGAATGTGGTCCGATTATGAACCTTCGCGATGAAATACCGAATCATTTTTTCCACGGTTTCGAAGTCGGCGATAACTCCGTCCTTCATGGGTCGTATTGCGACGATTTCACCGGGTGTTCTCCCGAGCATTCTTTTGGCTTCCTGTCCTACCGCCAAAACCTTTCCGGTGGCAGCGTGCACCGCTACTACGGAAGGCTCGGAGAGTACGATCCCCTGGCCTTTCACGTGAACCAACGTGTTTGCGGTTCCGAGGTCGATTCCCATATCATTGGAAAATAGTCCGTAGAGCTTATCGAATATCATTACTTTCCCTTTCTGCCACTTTCGGGGGCTTTCTCTTTGTATTATCTGCGAAGAATGGAAAAATCATCAGGATTTTTCCGTGGTTGATCCAATTCAATATTTCTTGCGCAAGTCGTACGGGCAATTCCAAAACAAAAAAAACGAAAAACAAATTGGAAACACTAAGGGCCCGACGAAACTTAGCGGAAATTATGGTTCGGGCAAACACCCTTGCTGCCATCGATCTTGGCACAAACTCCTTTCATATGATCGTGGTCCGGGTTCGTGAAAACGGCACCTTCGAAGCCTTGACCAGAGAAAAAGAAAACGTCCGTTTAGGAAGCGGTTTGGAAGAAGGCGGAGAAATCGACCCGCCTGCATTTCGACGCGCCATCGAATGCTTAAAACGCTTCAAGGTCATAGCCGAAAACTCCAAGGCCGAAATCCGTGCGGTAGCCACGTCCGCCTTGAGAGAAGCCTCTAATCGAACCGCCTTTCAGGAAGCCGCCCGAAAAGAAGCCGGAATACGAATCGACGTGATTAGCGGCTACGAAGAGGCGCGTTTAATTTATTTCGGAGTTCTTCAAGGCCTGCCGGTCTTCGATAAAAAGATACTGATGATCGACATCGGCGGAGGAAGCACGGAAATTCTAGTCGGTTACCGAGGAGACATCCTTTTTTCCAAAAGCTTCAAATTAGGTGCAATCCGACTTACCGAGAAATTCCTGAAATCGGATCCCCTTTCCTTCGCCGAAATCAAAAAGTGCAAGCTTTACATCGAGGAAATGATTCTTCCCTTTCGTAAAGTACTGAGGGATCTCCACCCGGAATTGATCATCGGTTCTTCCGGAACCGTTCAGGCAGTCGCCGGAATCATTCGAGCCTTTAACGGAGAGCAGGAAGAACGCCCTCTAAATCATTTTAGAATTTCCGCCGGAGAATTTCGAAAAGCCAAGAATCTAGTGTTAGAGGCGGATACTTCCAAAAAAAGGGCAAAGCTACCGGGACTCGATTCCAAGCGTTCGGATATTATCGTAGGCGGGATTCTGATCTTGGAGGAGTTATTCCAACAACTGGATCTTCCGAATTTGATCGTTTCGGAATTAGCTCTGCGGGAAGGAATTATTTACGATACGATTCGGAAATGGGAACATTTCCAAGACGACGAACATTCCCGTCATTTGGACGATATTCGCCAAAAATCCGTCCATAATTTGCTGGTTTCCTTCACTCGAGACGAGATATACGCTAGGCATGTGGCGAAGCTTGCTCTCGATTTATTCGATCAGTTAAAGAACGTTCATAACTTAGGAAACGAGGAACGGGAATTGTTAGAGGCCGCGGCATTGTTGCACGAGGTCGGATTGTTCATTTCTCATTCCGCGTATCATAAACATAGTTATTATCTGATTCGAAACTCCGAGGCGATGTTGGGATTTACTTGGGGAGAAATCGAAATCATTGCCCTGACCGCAAGATATCATCGGAAAAGCGGCCCGAAAGTAAAGCACCGGGAGTTCCAACGTTTGGGGTATCGAGAGCAAGAGATCGTCCTAAAGCTTTCGGGTATATTGAGAATTGCAAGTGCTTGCAACCGAAACCGTCAAGGCCTGATCGAATCCATCAAGTGCCAATCTAGGAAAAATCAAATTATATTTACGTTAAATGCAAAAGCGGGATATGACAAAAGCCTAGAACTTTGGGCCTGCGAAGAACAAGCGGAACCTTTCGAGTCCGCGTATGGACTTGTTCCGTTGTTTCAATGAACTGAGGACTGAGGACAGACGCGCTCGCTTCGCTCGCGCTAGACAGAAGCTGCTCGGTGCAGTATAGGTATTGGACGTTAGGTATCTCCTCTCTTTAGAGGTCATTTTGTTTGATCCATGTCATTTCATCTACAAAAGTAGAAATTCTTTCCTCTCTTTAGAGTCCGGAAAAGCCTATGAGTTAATCACATCTACAAAAGTAGAAATTCTTTCCTCTCTTTAGAGTCACAGTTATCGTATTCTTTCGCAGATATCTACAAAAGTAGAAATTCTTTCCTCTCTTTAGAGATACAATCTCTATTAAAATATGCAACTATCTACAAAAGTAGAAATTCTTTCCTCTCTTTAGAGGCTTACGATTTAGTCGTAACAGCTAGAATCTACAAAAGTAGAAATTCTTTCCTCTCTTTAGAGCGGAGACGGAAGCGGGAGCGGATAATATCTACAAAAGTAGAAATTCTTTCCTCTCTTTAGAGCTTCTACAATAATCGAATCATGTTCGATCTACAAAAGTAGAAATTCTTTCCTCTCTTTAGAGATGTTCAAGAGATCTGCCCAGTATTTATCTACAAAAGTAGAAATTCTTTCCTCTCTTTAGAGTGTTTCTTTTTCCCCGGATGGAGTTATCTACAAAAGTAGAAATTCTTTCCTCTCTTTAGAGATAATGGAAATATGTTTAAAAGAGCCAATCTACAAAAGTAGAAATTCTTTCCTCTCTTTAGAGAGGTAATCGAATAAAGGCTACGCAAATGGGGTAATTTCCAGCATTATTTATTAGAAAACGGGGTTTTTTTCGTACTTTTTCGGACATAAACAGTATTTTTCATCCAATTTTAAACAGGAAGACGGAGGTTTGCAACGCTTACAAAATTAGCAGGTCTGTTTCTTGATTTTTCGCAAAACCGTATCGAGTTATTTTACAATGAGCACTCATGTGAAATATTATGATACTGTCATTTTGTGAAAACTTTTTTTCAAAGTATTGCTTAATTTGAGTCTCTATATTAATGAGAACCCGCTCGCTATTGCGAATCTCGAAGACCGAATATTGAAGTCGCTCTCCAAATTTCTTTAAAAACTTTGCAAAACGGGTTCGCAATTTCGTATCACTGATATCGTAAGAAATAAGCAGCATGGTTAATCCTCACCGTTAATCAAAAAAACAGGATATTCTTTTATATGTCGATTGCGCATAAAAGCCCTGTAATATTTTTGAGTGTAATCGAAAATATCTTCTTTATGCTTCAGTATCGCTTCCATTAACCAATGGGTATATTTTTTGTTTTGGTCGATTTTTAATAATAATCGACCTTTCGAAGAATTAAAATCCTTTCCTTGGATCTGTTTCAACCCGTAAGCACTTTTAATCTTTTTATCAATGATACAGCGAAAAGGTTCTACAATATCGCATACAAGAGATTTTCTTTGATAAAAATTTCTATGATACACACCTTTGAATACATCGAAGCCGTATAAATTAAGCATGGATTCCACAAAATAAAAGAGATAAGTATACCCGATATCCATTACGGTATTCGTAATATCGAATTTTGTACGAGGCTTTCTTCCTCGCCAGCTATTCTCTTCAAACCAAGCATTAAAGAAAACCCGGGAGGATATTCCTTCTAGCCCAAGAATGGATTGAAGGCTCAATTCCTCCCCTTCTTTCTTTAAATAAGTTTCTAAATTCACAATCCCTTCCTTAACCCGATC
Encoded here:
- a CDS encoding rod shape-determining protein; the protein is MIFDKLYGLFSNDMGIDLGTANTLVHVKGQGIVLSEPSVVAVHAATGKVLAVGQEAKRMLGRTPGEIVAIRPMKDGVIADFETVEKMIRYFIAKVHNRTTFVKPRIVIGVPSGITEVERRAVRESAEQAGAREIFLIEEALAAAIGANIPINEPAGNMIVDIGGGTTEIAVISLGGMVIAESIRTGGDEFDEAIIKYLRNQYNLVVGERTAEDIKLTIGNAYPEKKTETMEVKGRDAISGLPRTLELESNEIRKALKEPTDEILDGIKRVLERTPPELASDIVERGIVLTGGGCLLRGLETYLSKETGVPVFRAENPLTCVVLGTGKYLDELKYIKPGIR
- a CDS encoding Ppx/GppA phosphatase family protein — protein: MVRANTLAAIDLGTNSFHMIVVRVRENGTFEALTREKENVRLGSGLEEGGEIDPPAFRRAIECLKRFKVIAENSKAEIRAVATSALREASNRTAFQEAARKEAGIRIDVISGYEEARLIYFGVLQGLPVFDKKILMIDIGGGSTEILVGYRGDILFSKSFKLGAIRLTEKFLKSDPLSFAEIKKCKLYIEEMILPFRKVLRDLHPELIIGSSGTVQAVAGIIRAFNGEQEERPLNHFRISAGEFRKAKNLVLEADTSKKRAKLPGLDSKRSDIIVGGILILEELFQQLDLPNLIVSELALREGIIYDTIRKWEHFQDDEHSRHLDDIRQKSVHNLLVSFTRDEIYARHVAKLALDLFDQLKNVHNLGNEERELLEAAALLHEVGLFISHSAYHKHSYYLIRNSEAMLGFTWGEIEIIALTARYHRKSGPKVKHREFQRLGYREQEIVLKLSGILRIASACNRNRQGLIESIKCQSRKNQIIFTLNAKAGYDKSLELWACEEQAEPFESAYGLVPLFQ
- the cas2 gene encoding CRISPR-associated endonuclease Cas2, which codes for MLLISYDISDTKLRTRFAKFLKKFGERLQYSVFEIRNSERVLINIETQIKQYFEKKFSQNDSIIIFHMSAHCKITRYGFAKNQETDLLIL
- the cas1 gene encoding type V CRISPR-associated endonuclease Cas1, producing the protein MLSLNDFREKIVVISTSSEGQAVSFKNDNLLIKDADGNTITQVSCYRIFSLWIIGGTSITSGIIQRSKSFGFSIYLLSYGMRLIGIWNSAAEGNFLLRSKQYSYEGLDIAYHIVQNKVQNQISLLKSIRKKSDRVKEGIVNLETYLKKEGEELSLQSILGLEGISSRVFFNAWFEENSWRGRKPRTKFDITNTVMDIGYTYLFYFVESMLNLYGFDVFKGVYHRNFYQRKSLVCDIVEPFRCIIDKKIKSAYGLKQIQGKDFNSSKGRLLLKIDQNKKYTHWLMEAILKHKEDIFDYTQKYYRAFMRNRHIKEYPVFLINGED